The genomic region TGCCCTACTAGGGAAATGTCCATTCTAATTTTCCTGGGATAGCTTTcggagctttttctttttcttggagctGCTGCTTTTGCTGGCAGCAGCCTCTTCAGGTCCACTGCTGAGAGGCTCCTCCTTGGAAgagaatttcctctttttcttggggACCCTCTTGTTTCCTGACTCTTCAGGGTCACAATCTGGTTCCTCTTTGGGGAAAGATTTCTTCCTCTTGGTAAGACTTCCACTGCCAGCTGTCTCTTCAAGATCACTACTAACCAGCTCCTCCCtggaaaaagatttcttttttttgggtttGGAGGAGACAGATGGGTCTTCCATTCCGTTCTCCTGAGGAGCCTCCTGgggcttttgctttttcttctttttgggtcTTTCACTTGTCTCCTCACATTCCTCCGGGGTACTACTGCTGTTTTCTGAAGACGCCAGGGCAATCGCAgccagctttttcttttccttcttcaagcGTTTCTTCTCCTGTTTCTCCAGCTTCCTAGTAATCTCAGCAGCCGCTTCCTCTGCCTGAACCATTGCCTCCTTCATGACATCCAGATTCTTTCGTGGAATCTCTCCAGTCTCATAGAAGGACAGCCGCACCTCAACTTGTTCTCGAAGCTTCTCCCCCAATACACTGGTAGGTACCTCAGAGAAGCAATCAATTCGTGAGGTAATACTGCATTTGTTTGCCAGGTATCGGGAGATGCAGCCTTTGTTCTTGGCAGCTGCTCGACCAATGAAGGTAGAGTGGAAAATGAGTCCATATTTTGGGGTGTTACCCCTTGTCTTCAGGGCTCTGGAAAGTTGGTCCCTGTGCTGGGCCCAGGGAATCACTCAGACACCAGGACTGGCCACCCTCCTTCACCTTTGCTTAGGCTTTCAAACGACAGAGCAAAGAGATGGCACCGTGCTCGATCCCGGGGAAACAGCAGGGACCCAGACACAGGCTGTGACCCGGGAGGTCTCAAGGAAAAGACACATGAATAATTCCGCTATATGCTAGATGATGCATGCACTATCAGAGGAAGCAAGAATAGAATAGAGAGGCACAAGGAAAGAAAGACGCTTTCTTTCTACTCTTCCCTGGGAGAGCTGGAACAGAAGTGGGCTTTGGAGGGGGAATAGGAGTTCACAGGGTAGACAACAGAGGCAGAGGGGAGCAGACATGAAGAGCTTTCATGTACATGAAGGCTCTAACCCTCCCACCAGCCTCCACCTCCTCTATACCTGCTCCCAGACGCTGTGTGCCTCCTCTGGCCACCTCTGGTCCTCACCTCCTGATTTCTTTGCCCCCAGCACACCTCCCTTTGCCCCAAGGGTGCCCCCGTCACGTGACGAATACCAAGCCCACTTACGCGAGGGTGAGGAAGGCAGCATTGCCCCCATAGAGGAAGGAGCGGTTGATCACTTGCAGGATGAAGGTGGCGTACTGCAGGGGGAGGACAGGGATGGAGGCGCAGAGGGCGAAGCCCAGGCACAGCAGAGACGTCAGGACCAGCGAAGGCACTGTTGAGCACAGGGCCGCCGCCGAGGCCGAGGAACCTGGGCCAAAGGGAAGAGCAGAGGCTGCATGGATGTCCGCAGGGGGGTCATCCTGAACCCTCTCTCCACACATGCCCCATCTCCAGTCCATCAACAAATGCTGATAATTCACTTCCTAAATATCATTCAAATGTATCCACTCGTTTCCAACCCCGGCGACTCATCCTAATTATAGGCCAGCATCACTCACTCATAGATTATCACAATGACCTCCTGACAGGGAGGCCCCTCAACCCACAGACAGATACTCTGGGTAGCACCACGGgtaatagcaaaagactggaaaccaACCAAATCAGCAGCAGTAGGGGAACGCAGCACCAACTATGCTGCAGTCACATAACAGAACTAGGCAGCGGTTAAAGGCAGAAGGAgggagcctggctgtggggcAAACCCAGGACAGAGAGTTATATAAAGAAAGCTGCAGGACAGGGTGTGCGATACGCTGCCTtttatctaagaaagaaaaactgtacATACATACAGTCTGTctttaaggaaaagcaaaaacaaaaacaattacctAACAAGGGAAGGAATGGAGGACAgggaacagagaaggaaactaaacTTCTTTGACTATATCTTGTTTCATAGTTTCGGCTTAGGAATAATGTCAATGTTTGATatgcaaatgtatttaaaataaaattaaaataataggaagaaaacaagcaaagcaattccaaaaaaaatccaacaagatGAAACCAATGAACATAACTTTATATCAAGTTGGTGACTCTTAAAATACTGTAATTTGACTGACAGCTCTTATGGGATGTATCCTCAGGATGAacatggaaagaaggaaagaaaggagggaggaagggagaaacagCACGCAGCAATCATACTATTATTAATAGTATTGATGATGCTAAACCAGTaattatgcataaaatatatttttaaaatactatatatatatagtatgtgtaTATAGTATACAGTGtatgtatatacagtatata from Eubalaena glacialis isolate mEubGla1 chromosome 10, mEubGla1.1.hap2.+ XY, whole genome shotgun sequence harbors:
- the LOC133099601 gene encoding nucleolar protein 56-like, which codes for MKEAMVQAEEAAAEITRKLEKQEKKRLKKEKKKLAAIALASSENSSSTPEECEETSERPKKKKKQKPQEAPQENGMEDPSVSSKPKKKKSFSREELVSSDLEETAGSGSLTKRKKSFPKEEPDCDPEESGNKRVPKKKRKFSSKEEPLSSGPEEAAASKSSSSKKKKKLRKLSQEN